The following are encoded in a window of Roseimaritima ulvae genomic DNA:
- a CDS encoding DUF1559 family PulG-like putative transporter yields the protein MKSPRNAFTLVELLVVIAIIGVLVGLLLPAVQAAREAARRMQCSNHLKQIGLACHNYQGVYRCFPPSAIVNLNISSTGNNGSWGVHGRIMPYLEQGNVYDNIDLSIGWDFQTAIDGVKIPVYGCPSDPGSFQERTFTDGRPTLYPTSYGFNFGRWFVFDPSTRSSGDGMFAPNQFRDFRDCTDGSSQTLLAAEVKAWTPYQRNGGPSTTAMPTNQAEAEAIVASGAQFKNTGHTEWPDGRVHHTGVTVTLAPNSDVRYTNGGELYEQTDFNSWQEGKNGIAGSPTYAIITSRSFHPGVVNIVKVDGSVTAFSETTDLTVWHALGTRSGGEVVSQNP from the coding sequence ATGAAATCCCCACGGAACGCTTTTACGCTCGTCGAATTGTTGGTTGTGATCGCCATTATCGGTGTGCTGGTCGGTCTGCTGTTGCCGGCCGTGCAAGCCGCTCGCGAAGCCGCTCGCCGGATGCAGTGCAGCAACCACCTCAAGCAGATCGGCCTCGCATGCCACAACTACCAGGGCGTGTATCGGTGCTTTCCTCCATCGGCGATCGTGAATCTGAACATCAGCTCGACGGGCAATAACGGCTCCTGGGGAGTGCATGGCCGGATCATGCCCTACCTGGAGCAAGGCAACGTGTATGACAATATCGACCTGTCGATCGGCTGGGACTTTCAAACGGCGATCGACGGGGTGAAGATTCCCGTTTATGGCTGCCCCAGCGATCCGGGCAGTTTCCAAGAGCGGACCTTTACCGACGGCCGCCCCACGCTGTACCCCACCAGCTATGGATTCAACTTTGGCCGTTGGTTCGTGTTTGATCCGTCGACGCGAAGCAGCGGCGATGGCATGTTCGCCCCCAACCAGTTTCGGGATTTTCGCGATTGCACCGACGGCAGCAGCCAAACGCTGTTGGCAGCCGAAGTCAAAGCGTGGACGCCGTATCAACGCAACGGCGGTCCATCCACCACGGCGATGCCGACCAACCAAGCCGAAGCGGAAGCGATCGTCGCCAGCGGGGCTCAGTTCAAAAACACCGGTCACACCGAATGGCCCGATGGCCGCGTCCACCACACGGGCGTCACCGTGACGCTGGCGCCCAACAGTGACGTGCGGTACACCAACGGCGGCGAGCTGTACGAGCAGACCGATTTCAATTCCTGGCAAGAAGGCAAAAATGGCATCGCCGGCAGCCCCACCTACGCCATCATCACCTCCCGCAGCTTCCACCCGGGCGTGGTTAACATCGTCAAAGTCGATGGCTCGGTCACGGCCTTCAGCGAAACCACCGACCTGACCGTCTGGCACGCCCTGGGAACCCGCAGCGGCGGCGAAGTGGTGTCGCAAAACCCGTAG
- a CDS encoding preprotein translocase subunit SecA, translating into MDDRLEEFADELPCRCRFSHHVSLDDAVMEVFAGEWVRNVLTKMGMKEDEAIESQMVSRRIRQAQQKIEGRSFGAVDAESAAEWLEKNCPDLSQGKS; encoded by the coding sequence GTGGACGATCGTCTCGAAGAGTTCGCCGATGAACTACCCTGCCGCTGCCGGTTTTCCCATCACGTTTCGCTGGACGACGCGGTGATGGAGGTGTTTGCCGGTGAGTGGGTCAGGAATGTGCTAACGAAGATGGGCATGAAGGAGGACGAAGCTATTGAAAGCCAGATGGTGTCTCGTCGCATCCGGCAAGCCCAACAGAAAATCGAAGGCCGCTCTTTCGGCGCTGTCGATGCCGAGTCAGCCGCGGAATGGTTGGAGAAGAATTGCCCGGACCTGTCCCAAGGGAAGTCTTAA
- a CDS encoding sigma-54-dependent transcriptional regulator — MTPQQVLVVDDEPSICWALEKMLQREGHEVLTASSAEQGLRLAAEQHPALVILDVRLPQLDGISALPQFLKATDNAPVIVITAFGDLETAVAAVKNGATDYLTKPFKLDDVSRVCRQALRESANRAAPTATQPMTIDSSTMVGSSAAMQQVFRQIALVADSDLSVLITGETGTGKELVAAAIYRHSRRADQPYIPIAPVALNPDLIESELFGHVKGAFTGAAEDRPGLFERAENGTVLLDEIGDLPLGTQVKLLRVLEQGQFCRVGDVTPRSANVRVLAATNCDLHEQVGSGAFREDLFHRLTGMQIHLPPLRERQEDIQPLCHHFLAAMHYASLDSAIDDTLLTQLQQRPWHGNIRELKNAIEHAAVVARGRPLTIDDFPPPKPGRDQDADAPSQRVQLAKAVREWTAEALRQSDDSTETLHADFLAATEPALLEAVLKHTGGNRAKAAEMLGIHRGTLRDRLRSYGIADTV, encoded by the coding sequence ATGACACCACAACAAGTCCTGGTCGTAGACGACGAACCGTCCATCTGTTGGGCGTTGGAAAAGATGCTGCAGCGCGAGGGCCACGAGGTTCTGACCGCTTCGTCCGCCGAACAAGGACTGCGTCTGGCCGCTGAACAACATCCCGCGTTGGTGATCCTCGATGTGCGACTGCCACAACTGGACGGCATCTCCGCCCTGCCCCAGTTTTTAAAAGCCACCGACAACGCGCCGGTGATCGTGATCACCGCCTTTGGAGATTTGGAAACCGCTGTGGCCGCGGTCAAGAACGGGGCCACCGACTACTTAACCAAACCTTTCAAACTGGACGACGTCTCCCGGGTCTGTCGCCAGGCGCTGCGTGAATCGGCCAACCGCGCCGCGCCCACGGCCACGCAGCCGATGACCATCGATTCATCGACCATGGTCGGTAGCTCGGCGGCGATGCAGCAGGTGTTCCGGCAAATCGCATTGGTTGCCGACAGCGACCTGTCGGTGCTGATCACCGGCGAGACGGGCACGGGCAAGGAGTTGGTGGCCGCGGCGATCTATCGTCACAGCCGCCGCGCCGACCAACCCTACATCCCCATCGCACCGGTCGCCTTGAACCCCGACCTGATCGAAAGCGAATTGTTTGGTCACGTCAAAGGAGCTTTTACCGGAGCCGCCGAAGACCGCCCGGGGTTGTTTGAACGAGCCGAAAACGGCACCGTGCTGTTGGACGAAATCGGCGACCTGCCGCTGGGCACGCAAGTGAAACTGTTGCGGGTCTTGGAACAGGGTCAGTTCTGCCGCGTGGGCGACGTGACGCCGCGTTCGGCCAATGTGCGCGTGCTGGCGGCCACCAATTGCGACCTGCACGAACAAGTCGGCTCGGGGGCGTTCCGCGAAGACTTGTTCCATCGCTTGACCGGCATGCAGATTCATCTCCCTCCGCTCCGCGAGCGTCAGGAAGACATCCAGCCGCTGTGTCATCATTTTCTGGCCGCCATGCATTACGCATCGCTGGATTCGGCCATCGACGACACGTTGCTTACTCAACTGCAACAGCGACCCTGGCACGGTAATATTCGCGAATTGAAAAACGCGATCGAACACGCCGCCGTGGTCGCTCGAGGTCGGCCGCTGACGATCGACGATTTCCCGCCACCGAAACCGGGACGGGATCAAGACGCCGACGCTCCGTCGCAGCGGGTGCAATTAGCCAAAGCGGTCCGCGAGTGGACGGCCGAGGCGCTGCGGCAAAGCGACGACAGCACCGAAACGCTGCACGCTGATTTTCTGGCCGCCACCGAACCGGCTTTACTGGAAGCCGTGTTGAAGCACACCGGAGGCAACCGCGCCAAAGCCGCCGAAATGCTGGGCATCCACCGCGGCACGCTCCGCGACCGCCTGCGCAGCTACGGCATCGCCGACACGGTTTGA
- a CDS encoding matrixin family metalloprotease, whose protein sequence is MFPANSASRRAGKRRRLALQNLESRRLLAVSVGWDGAGQGSAELTYTIANAPSSLSQAETTAAIETALDAWSEVVDITFIETDQTGLRDSLDFSFTNIDGVGGTLAQAYFPDDINPARIAGDVQFDLAEAWEVGNSLGSQAFDLVYVAVHEIGHALGLDHSSVNDSVLAPYVSANQSFEALDDDDIDAILGLYAPAVVTDASDDDVDSDSVDETPSDTDDETSSDTEDSDDSDDDSSDTSDDNDDTDDTNDTDNNNFSNRRNRWNNRGFRNRGFRNRIEAEAPDHNYTDPTDVDGDSETTPLDALMVINQLNREVSGDDAEMVGLCDVSGDGEITPFDALTVINTLNQNQRTAGDETASGESALAANAETTDDVDDETLDDEVDEDTTDDETIDNETTDDETIDDGGVTDDCDGPHDTTAIRQQRFDARDADDNGLLTEDEVLDRFWTTLADADTDSDGGVSFDEFETFLESQETNAFAGRSLRHHHGHHATDQIFAAIGRGR, encoded by the coding sequence ATGTTTCCAGCGAATTCCGCCTCTCGTCGTGCAGGAAAACGACGTCGTCTAGCCCTGCAGAATTTGGAGTCCCGGCGTTTGCTGGCGGTTAGCGTGGGCTGGGACGGAGCGGGGCAGGGCAGTGCGGAATTGACCTACACGATCGCCAACGCCCCCAGCTCGTTGTCGCAAGCCGAAACCACCGCGGCCATCGAAACCGCTCTGGATGCCTGGTCGGAAGTGGTCGACATCACCTTCATCGAAACTGACCAAACCGGACTCCGCGATTCCCTGGACTTCTCGTTTACCAACATCGATGGCGTCGGCGGCACGCTCGCGCAGGCCTACTTCCCTGATGATATCAACCCCGCGCGGATCGCCGGCGACGTGCAGTTCGATCTGGCGGAAGCCTGGGAGGTCGGCAATTCGTTGGGCAGCCAAGCCTTCGATCTGGTCTACGTGGCCGTGCATGAAATTGGCCACGCTCTGGGGCTGGACCACAGCAGCGTCAACGACAGTGTGCTGGCGCCGTACGTTTCGGCCAACCAATCCTTTGAAGCCTTGGACGACGACGACATCGATGCCATCCTCGGGCTCTACGCCCCCGCCGTCGTTACCGATGCCTCCGACGACGATGTCGACAGCGATTCGGTCGACGAGACGCCCAGCGATACCGACGACGAAACGTCCAGCGATACCGAGGATAGCGACGACTCCGATGACGATAGCTCAGACACCTCGGACGACAACGACGATACGGACGACACAAACGACACGGACAACAACAACTTTTCAAACCGCCGCAATCGCTGGAACAATCGTGGCTTCCGCAACCGTGGCTTCCGCAATCGCATCGAAGCCGAAGCTCCAGACCACAACTACACCGACCCCACGGACGTCGACGGCGACAGTGAAACCACGCCGCTCGACGCCCTGATGGTCATTAATCAACTGAACCGCGAGGTCAGCGGTGACGATGCGGAAATGGTCGGGCTGTGCGACGTCAGCGGCGATGGCGAGATCACTCCTTTTGATGCCCTCACCGTCATCAATACGCTCAACCAAAACCAACGCACCGCCGGCGACGAAACGGCCAGCGGCGAATCGGCGCTCGCCGCCAACGCCGAAACTACGGACGACGTCGACGACGAAACACTGGACGACGAAGTCGACGAGGACACGACCGACGACGAAACGATTGACAACGAAACGACCGACGACGAAACGATTGACGACGGCGGAGTGACCGATGATTGCGACGGGCCGCACGACACCACGGCCATTCGACAACAACGATTTGACGCCCGCGACGCCGACGACAACGGTTTATTAACCGAAGACGAAGTCCTTGATCGGTTCTGGACAACGCTTGCCGACGCCGACACGGACAGCGACGGCGGCGTGTCGTTCGATGAGTTCGAAACGTTTTTGGAGTCGCAGGAGACCAACGCGTTTGCCGGCCGTTCCCTGCGGCATCACCACGGGCACCACGCCACCGATCAGATCTTCGCCGCCATCGGCCGCGGACGCTAA
- a CDS encoding sensor histidine kinase — protein MSIFSWNHSLRLRLLGPLIVTALAAAIAVAAASYWLGSRWATADIQTRFEAIERTLADSHYPLNALVLESLGELTQTELITFDQSQRIQQSTVAISEPPGDQRIVTIGSQRFLAYRFDTVAAPRRSDRVFSVMVLFDEALLDASRKRAAMLPLVTGLSTIVALSTITFLLASRLVGRIGHLQRRVEAVAAGDFTATVSDQGSDEVGRLGTAVDHMATQLDQLWKRVHRQQSEKLLHQIAGGMAHQLRNSLTGARLAVELHANECDSADEESLQVAIRQIELSEDYVRRLLLAAAGRQDRDRPMTVAVCWDDVRSSLKPVAEHLKTDIQWQIDQAAGECRLADGPSWVAAVSNLIHNAIQAGEHVRVAASRTADQQVCVRVTDDGPGIPAELAAELFEPFVTTKPEGMGLGLSVVKRAAEHLQGQVHWHRENQHTVFEFTVSTQ, from the coding sequence TTGTCTATTTTCTCCTGGAACCATTCCCTGCGTCTCCGCCTGCTGGGGCCGTTGATCGTCACCGCTCTGGCAGCCGCCATCGCGGTGGCGGCGGCTTCGTATTGGTTGGGTTCCCGTTGGGCGACGGCCGACATTCAAACCCGCTTTGAAGCCATCGAGCGGACGTTGGCCGATTCCCACTATCCGCTCAACGCTCTGGTGCTCGAATCGTTAGGTGAATTAACGCAGACCGAATTGATCACCTTCGACCAGTCGCAGCGGATTCAACAGAGCACGGTGGCAATCAGCGAACCGCCGGGCGACCAGCGAATCGTGACGATCGGTTCGCAGCGGTTCCTGGCATACCGGTTCGACACGGTCGCCGCGCCGAGGCGTTCGGACCGGGTGTTCAGCGTGATGGTATTGTTCGACGAAGCGCTGTTGGATGCCAGTCGAAAACGCGCCGCGATGTTGCCGCTGGTCACCGGCCTGTCGACCATCGTGGCGCTCAGCACGATTACGTTCCTGCTGGCCTCGCGGTTGGTGGGCCGAATCGGGCATCTGCAACGCCGGGTGGAAGCGGTCGCGGCGGGTGATTTCACGGCCACCGTATCGGATCAAGGATCGGACGAAGTCGGACGGCTGGGCACGGCGGTCGACCACATGGCCACGCAGCTGGATCAGCTGTGGAAACGCGTCCATCGTCAGCAAAGCGAAAAGCTGCTGCATCAGATCGCCGGCGGGATGGCGCACCAACTGCGCAATAGTTTGACCGGCGCGCGGTTGGCCGTCGAACTGCACGCCAACGAGTGTGACAGTGCGGACGAGGAAAGCCTTCAAGTGGCGATTCGTCAGATCGAATTATCCGAAGACTACGTGCGGCGGTTGCTGCTAGCCGCCGCGGGCCGTCAGGACCGCGACCGGCCGATGACGGTCGCCGTTTGCTGGGACGACGTCCGCAGCAGTCTGAAACCGGTTGCCGAACATTTGAAGACCGACATTCAATGGCAGATCGATCAGGCGGCCGGCGAATGCCGCTTGGCCGACGGCCCCAGTTGGGTCGCCGCGGTCAGCAATCTGATTCACAATGCGATCCAAGCTGGCGAGCACGTGCGCGTCGCGGCGTCTCGCACGGCGGACCAACAGGTTTGCGTTCGCGTTACCGATGACGGCCCGGGAATTCCCGCGGAACTGGCGGCCGAGTTGTTCGAACCGTTTGTGACCACCAAACCCGAAGGTATGGGGTTGGGGTTGTCGGTCGTCAAACGCGCAGCCGAACATCTGCAGGGACAAGTTCACTGGCATCGCGAAAACCAACACACCGTATTCGAGTTCACGGTATCCACTCAATAA
- a CDS encoding DUF1571 domain-containing protein, with product MKMIRILLAASLTLAASSAQAQSDHAPDDAQTPKLASLSYVQPASFTPSNIRNNHPLEPLLSWAEQRQQRIREQVRDYTCVLVSRERVRGKLGPRVYIAAKVRHEQIEDGEVKVPFSLYLKFLAPQRYKDREVLYVEGRNDDKLLVRKGGRHLPSLTANLDPTCVLAMAENRYPITEFGILRLVDRLITLGKQETAYGECKVEIDDEFETEKRVCTQIEIQHPVPRDYFQYCLARIYVDNDLQLPIRFESYYWPEADDEDPLLLEEYTYHDLKLNVGLTDEDFDPNHPDYQFAESQ from the coding sequence ATGAAGATGATTCGAATCCTGCTTGCCGCCAGCCTGACGCTCGCAGCCTCGTCCGCTCAAGCCCAATCCGATCACGCTCCCGACGACGCGCAGACGCCCAAGTTGGCTTCACTGAGTTACGTCCAACCTGCCAGCTTTACCCCCTCGAATATCCGGAACAACCACCCCCTCGAACCACTACTCTCGTGGGCGGAACAGCGACAGCAGCGGATTCGCGAGCAGGTACGCGACTACACCTGCGTGCTGGTTTCGCGAGAACGTGTGCGGGGAAAGTTAGGACCGCGGGTCTACATCGCCGCCAAGGTGCGACACGAACAAATCGAAGACGGCGAGGTGAAAGTACCGTTTAGTCTGTACCTGAAATTTTTGGCCCCGCAGCGTTATAAAGATCGCGAAGTGTTGTACGTCGAAGGCCGCAACGACGACAAGCTATTGGTACGAAAAGGCGGACGCCACCTGCCATCGCTGACCGCCAACCTCGACCCGACCTGCGTGTTGGCGATGGCCGAAAATCGCTACCCAATCACCGAGTTCGGGATTCTACGATTGGTCGACAGACTGATCACCCTCGGCAAACAAGAAACCGCCTATGGAGAATGTAAGGTGGAAATCGACGATGAGTTTGAAACCGAAAAACGGGTTTGCACTCAAATCGAAATCCAACATCCCGTGCCGCGCGATTACTTCCAATATTGTTTGGCGCGGATCTACGTCGACAATGACCTGCAGCTGCCAATTCGCTTTGAATCGTATTATTGGCCCGAAGCTGATGACGAGGACCCGCTCTTGTTGGAAGAGTACACCTATCACGACCTCAAGCTGAACGTGGGCCTGACCGACGAGGATTTCGACCCCAACCACCCCGACTACCAGTTCGCCGAGAGCCAATAA
- a CDS encoding PDZ domain-containing protein, which produces MDSQCLFRLFKPAILPAVAASAVTAAGWAWSADPAPQTQAQRDTPANSQSPSTDQNSATVLDQHADDEAPALGVIVGSCPGRGVCVHDTVWNSPADEAGLRQGDYILSVNGQSVSSPGELKQVVQQLKAGEQANVVVWRQGQEMEKQITLAAKAEQPPASHKAWLGVMLSPADEQGVRIERVMQASPADEAGLRSGDTIIKQGDQQVTDVQSFVESVEDMGPGSPLQLTVRRNGNESKIDVTLGHTEEAPMQFLRAMRPVLPEPWSSNPSDGSTEMLDETLDEMRRQIRELQNQVQEMKADQPRQTNRVDEQDLSQNATTVDTNGTTLVVQRRDGNRRGRGWNRGRDWGNNYNRWDRGYRSGYRGPLSRSPRYGNYYYRYGGRPYYGNFGRGYGYGRSGVQIGNFGVYWY; this is translated from the coding sequence ATGGATTCTCAATGCCTCTTTCGCTTATTCAAACCGGCGATTCTTCCGGCCGTTGCCGCCAGTGCTGTCACCGCCGCTGGATGGGCTTGGTCCGCCGATCCGGCGCCCCAAACACAGGCCCAACGCGACACCCCGGCGAACTCACAATCTCCATCCACTGATCAAAATTCAGCCACCGTGTTGGATCAGCACGCAGACGACGAAGCCCCCGCGCTGGGCGTGATTGTGGGCTCCTGCCCGGGCCGGGGCGTATGCGTTCACGACACGGTTTGGAACAGCCCGGCCGACGAAGCGGGGCTTCGACAAGGCGACTACATCCTGTCGGTCAATGGACAATCCGTGTCGTCGCCCGGTGAACTCAAACAAGTTGTCCAACAACTGAAAGCCGGTGAACAAGCCAACGTCGTCGTCTGGCGACAAGGTCAGGAAATGGAAAAGCAGATCACGCTGGCGGCCAAAGCCGAACAGCCTCCGGCCAGCCATAAAGCTTGGTTGGGCGTGATGTTGTCGCCGGCCGACGAGCAGGGCGTGCGGATCGAACGCGTGATGCAAGCCAGCCCGGCAGACGAAGCGGGATTGCGTAGTGGCGATACGATCATCAAGCAAGGCGATCAACAAGTCACCGACGTGCAATCCTTCGTGGAAAGTGTCGAAGACATGGGGCCGGGTTCGCCCTTGCAGCTGACCGTGCGTCGTAATGGAAACGAATCCAAAATCGACGTCACGTTGGGACATACCGAAGAAGCTCCGATGCAATTTCTGCGAGCCATGCGACCGGTGTTGCCGGAGCCGTGGTCGTCGAATCCAAGCGACGGTTCCACGGAGATGCTCGATGAAACGCTCGACGAAATGCGTCGTCAGATCCGCGAGCTGCAGAATCAAGTGCAAGAGATGAAAGCCGATCAGCCGCGGCAAACCAATCGAGTCGACGAACAGGACCTGTCACAGAATGCCACGACGGTGGATACCAATGGCACAACGCTGGTCGTGCAACGTCGCGATGGCAACCGCCGTGGACGAGGCTGGAATCGAGGCCGAGACTGGGGCAACAATTACAACCGTTGGGATCGCGGCTACCGCTCGGGATATCGCGGACCGCTGTCCCGCAGCCCTCGCTATGGCAACTACTACTATCGCTACGGCGGCCGGCCCTACTACGGCAACTTCGGTCGTGGCTACGGCTACGGACGTTCCGGAGTCCAAATCGGTAACTTCGGCGTCTATTGGTACTAA